The genomic region GCCTGGGCCCGCGCGGTGGCCGCGCGCCGCCCCTACGCCACCGTCGAGGCGATGCTCGGCGCGGCCGATACGGCGCTGGCGCAGCTCTCCGAGAACGAGTTGGACCGCGCGCTGGCCGGACATCCGCGGATCGGCGCCCGCCCGAGCGATCCGTCCGCGCAACGGGAACAGGCGGGTATCGCCGGAACCGGCGACGATGTGCGGGCCACGCTCGCGGCCTGGAATCGGGAGTACGAGGCCACCTTCGGGCACGTGTATCTGGTCCGCGCGACCGGCCGGACGGCCAGTGAGCTGCTGGAGAACCTGTTGACTCGGTTGCGCAACGACCCGGCCACCGAACGCCGTATCGTGCGGGGGGAACTGGCCCAGATCAACCGCATCCGCTTGCGCCGGCTGTTCGGCGCGGACCCCGGGGAGTCGTGATGAGCACGCTGAGCACTCATGTTCTGGACGCGGTGCGGGGTGGTC from Nocardia sp. BMG111209 harbors:
- the uraD gene encoding 2-oxo-4-hydroxy-4-carboxy-5-ureidoimidazoline decarboxylase, encoding MTTDVIALEEFGALPEPAAIELLLKCCSSPAWARAVAARRPYATVEAMLGAADTALAQLSENELDRALAGHPRIGARPSDPSAQREQAGIAGTGDDVRATLAAWNREYEATFGHVYLVRATGRTASELLENLLTRLRNDPATERRIVRGELAQINRIRLRRLFGADPGES